A region of the Legionella sp. PATHC035 genome:
GCTGCTGCTTCGGCACTAAGGCAGTTAGCAGATGAAGTCTCTGAATGGCCTCCCAGTTCTTTATTGGGTGGTAATACCAGTTTCTTTTTAGAGCGTTTGGTTGCAGGTGAATTTTAAGGAGAATATTGTGGATGCTTTGGCTGCCTATAGCAAAGTAAATCAGCAAATCCAAGAAACGCTGGTAAAAAACCATGCCTTGTTGGTGAAACGCATAGCACATCATTTATTGGGGCGTTTGCCTCAAAGTGTGCAGTTGGATGATTTAATACAAGCGGGAATGCTTGGATTGCTGGAAGCAACAAAACATTATGATTCTTCCAAAGGCGCGTCATTTGAAACCTATGCAGGAATTCGAATTAAGGGGTACATGCTTGATGAAGTAAGACGAAATGATTGGGTACCGCGTTCTGTCTATCGAAATTCAAGAATGATTTCTGAGGCAGTAAAATATCTCGAGCATCGTTTGGGAAGAGAAGCTAAAGATTCAGAAATTGCAGCTGAGCTTGGCATCTCACTCGATGAGTACCATGAAATGTTACAAGATTCAGTGAGTAGTCACTTATACGGCTTTGAAGATCTGGGTGTTACCGATGATGTTTTGCAAGTCGAAGATGGATATGCTGAGCCTCATGCCAATGTATTCCATAGTGATTTAATGCGTCGTTTATCGGAGGTTATTCGCGGATTGCCGCATAAGGAGCGAATGGTCCTCTCTTTATACTATGAACAGGATTTGAATTTAAAAGA
Encoded here:
- a CDS encoding RNA polymerase sigma factor FliA, whose protein sequence is MDALAAYSKVNQQIQETLVKNHALLVKRIAHHLLGRLPQSVQLDDLIQAGMLGLLEATKHYDSSKGASFETYAGIRIKGYMLDEVRRNDWVPRSVYRNSRMISEAVKYLEHRLGREAKDSEIAAELGISLDEYHEMLQDSVSSHLYGFEDLGVTDDVLQVEDGYAEPHANVFHSDLMRRLSEVIRGLPHKERMVLSLYYEQDLNLKEIGEVIGVSESRVSQILSQATHRIKSRLPE